From Leifsonia sp. fls2-241-R2A-40a, one genomic window encodes:
- a CDS encoding TMEM175 family protein, translating to MAALRTERGLDRLVNFSDATVAIAITLLILPLVDAASQIGTSSFAEFFEKNEWELLAFAVSFAVIARFWVVHHRIFESVRAYSSLLVWLNFLWLFAIVLIPFTANLLSNGNGERPDVYALYIGNLLLATLASQLIGRVLAHNPELMSEEARASIDRTAGVAELLLMAVALVLAVVVPSVGMFWLFLLFLADPVHRLLRRIVYGPETERRPSRTHT from the coding sequence ATGGCAGCACTCAGGACGGAACGCGGGCTCGACCGGCTCGTCAACTTCTCCGACGCGACGGTCGCGATCGCGATCACGCTGCTGATCCTGCCGCTCGTCGACGCCGCCTCCCAGATCGGCACGAGCTCGTTCGCCGAGTTCTTCGAGAAGAACGAGTGGGAGCTGCTCGCCTTCGCGGTCTCCTTCGCCGTGATCGCACGGTTCTGGGTCGTGCACCACCGGATCTTCGAGTCGGTCCGCGCCTACTCGTCGTTGCTGGTCTGGCTGAACTTCCTCTGGCTGTTCGCGATCGTGCTCATCCCGTTCACCGCGAACCTGCTCTCGAACGGCAACGGCGAGCGGCCGGACGTGTACGCCCTCTACATCGGCAACCTGTTGCTCGCGACACTCGCCTCCCAGCTCATCGGCCGCGTGCTGGCCCACAACCCCGAGCTGATGTCGGAGGAGGCGCGCGCGTCCATCGATCGCACGGCCGGGGTGGCCGAGCTCCTCCTGATGGCGGTCGCCCTGGTGCTGGCGGTGGTCGTCCCATCGGTCGGGATGTTCTGGCTCTTCCTGCTGTTCCTGGCCGACCCCGTGCACCGGCTGCTCCGCCGGATCGTGTACGGTCCCGAGACCGAACGACGGCCTTCCCGAACGCACACCTGA
- a CDS encoding response regulator transcription factor — translation MIRIVLADDHPVVREGIRGMLQGYDDIEVVGQAGSGPEAVSLVAALHPDLVLMDLRMPGGDGVEATRAIAAAHPATRVVVLTTYETDQDILRAIEAGASGYLLKDIAPAELARSVRSAAAGETVLATSAASALLGRVQGRQAAPALSAQEVNVLRLAADGRTNAAIGAELFIGEATVKTYLSRAYEKLGVSDRTSAVRRALELGLLD, via the coding sequence GTGATCCGCATCGTGCTGGCCGACGACCATCCCGTCGTGCGGGAGGGGATCCGCGGGATGCTGCAGGGCTACGACGACATCGAGGTGGTGGGCCAGGCGGGCAGCGGGCCGGAGGCGGTCTCGCTGGTGGCGGCACTGCATCCCGATCTGGTGCTGATGGACCTGCGGATGCCGGGTGGCGACGGAGTGGAGGCGACGCGCGCGATCGCGGCCGCGCATCCCGCGACCCGGGTCGTCGTGCTGACGACCTACGAGACCGATCAGGACATCCTGCGTGCGATCGAGGCCGGGGCCAGCGGATACCTGCTGAAGGACATCGCCCCTGCGGAGCTCGCCCGGTCGGTGCGCTCGGCCGCCGCCGGCGAGACGGTGCTGGCGACCTCCGCCGCGTCCGCCCTGCTGGGTCGCGTGCAGGGTAGGCAGGCAGCGCCGGCGCTCTCCGCCCAGGAGGTCAATGTCCTCCGGCTCGCCGCCGACGGACGGACCAATGCGGCCATCGGCGCCGAGCTGTTCATCGGGGAGGCGACGGTGAAGACGTACCTCAGCCGCGCCTACGAGAAGCTCGGCGTCTCCGACCGCACCTCGGCGGTGCGCCGCGCGCTCGAACTGGGCCTGCTCGACTGA
- a CDS encoding HAD family hydrolase, with translation MTISAVLFDVDGTLVDSNFLHVDAWSRAFADMGTPVDSWRIHRGIGQDSAKLLESLVGDRDEEWTNRAKDLHSQYYREQSGRLRAFDQAADLLRELASRGIRVVLATSAPSDELELLMQTLDAEDAIHATTNADDVATAKPEPGIIEVALQRAGAAPSDALFVGDSVWDMMAAARAHVRGAAVLSGGVGPSELLEAGAVSVFDDPADLLARIDGVLSGRRSA, from the coding sequence ATGACCATCTCCGCAGTGCTCTTCGACGTCGACGGAACGCTCGTCGACTCCAACTTCCTCCACGTCGACGCCTGGAGCCGGGCCTTCGCCGACATGGGGACGCCCGTCGATTCGTGGCGGATCCACCGCGGAATCGGTCAGGACTCGGCCAAGCTGCTCGAATCGCTGGTCGGTGACCGCGACGAGGAGTGGACGAACCGGGCCAAGGACCTCCACTCCCAGTACTACCGCGAGCAGTCCGGGCGCTTGCGGGCCTTCGATCAGGCCGCGGACCTGCTCCGCGAGCTCGCCTCGCGCGGCATCCGGGTGGTGCTCGCGACGTCCGCGCCGTCGGACGAGCTCGAACTGCTGATGCAGACGCTGGATGCGGAGGACGCCATCCACGCGACCACCAACGCGGACGATGTGGCCACGGCCAAACCGGAACCGGGCATCATCGAGGTCGCACTGCAACGCGCGGGAGCCGCGCCATCGGACGCTCTGTTCGTCGGCGACTCGGTGTGGGACATGATGGCGGCGGCGCGCGCACACGTGCGCGGGGCGGCCGTGCTGTCGGGCGGCGTGGGACCGTCCGAGCTGCTCGAAGCGGGGGCCGTCTCGGTCTTCGACGACCCGGCGGACCTGCTCGCGCGGATCGACGGCGTGCTCAGCGGACGCCGCTCCGCCTGA